A genomic region of Bernardetia sp. ABR2-2B contains the following coding sequences:
- a CDS encoding phytoene/squalene synthase family protein: MALYNTTALKCSKLITQHYSTSFTLGIQTLHKKLHFPIYAIYGYVRYADEIVDTFHDKDRESLLSRFREDTYRAIEEKISTNPVIHSFQLAVERYSIEKELIEAFLNSMKMDLDKKEYTDSKYNEYIYGSAEVVGLMCLRVFCENDSELYDSLKAGARSLGAAFQKVNFLRDMKSDFDERGRVYFPEVDYSQFNASAKLEIENDIQKDFDAAYEAILRLPKPSRMGVYLAYVYYLKLFNKIKQSSAQTILSERIRVPDSRKMFLLVESYVKHRLNYL, from the coding sequence ATGGCTCTTTATAACACAACTGCTTTGAAGTGTAGTAAACTAATTACTCAACATTATAGCACTTCTTTTACACTTGGAATCCAAACGCTTCACAAAAAGCTTCATTTTCCTATTTATGCTATTTATGGATATGTGCGTTATGCTGATGAAATTGTAGATACTTTTCATGATAAAGATAGAGAAAGTTTGCTTTCTCGTTTTAGAGAAGATACGTATCGTGCCATTGAAGAGAAAATTAGTACCAACCCTGTCATTCATTCCTTCCAACTTGCTGTTGAACGGTATTCTATTGAAAAAGAACTTATAGAAGCCTTTTTGAATAGTATGAAAATGGATTTAGATAAAAAAGAATATACAGATAGCAAATACAATGAATATATTTATGGTTCTGCCGAAGTAGTGGGTTTGATGTGTTTACGTGTTTTTTGTGAGAATGATAGTGAACTTTATGATAGCTTAAAGGCAGGAGCAAGAAGTCTTGGAGCAGCCTTTCAGAAGGTAAATTTTTTGAGAGATATGAAAAGTGATTTTGATGAGCGTGGAAGAGTTTATTTTCCTGAAGTTGATTATTCTCAATTCAATGCCAGTGCAAAACTTGAAATAGAAAACGATATTCAGAAAGATTTTGATGCAGCTTATGAAGCTATTTTACGCCTTCCCAAACCTTCAAGAATGGGTGTTTATTTAGCTTATGTATATTATTTGAAATTATTTAATAAAATAAAACAGTCATCAGCTCAAACTATTCTTTCAGAAAGAATACGTGTTCCTGATAGCAGAAAGATGTTTTTACTCGTAGAAAGTTATGTAAAACATCGCCTAAACTATTTATAA
- a CDS encoding RNA polymerase sigma factor, with the protein MTAFEFGFALQKIAYSLRPFALKLTKDSDEANDLLQETILKAFSNREKFTEGTNLKAWLYTIMKNTFITNYQRLVRRNTFIDTTENLHFLNSSNHVAANGAYGDFMMQDVVREIDKLDDAYKVPFMMHFRGFKYYEIAERLEIPIGTVKNRIHIARKELKGNLKVYASKN; encoded by the coding sequence ATGACAGCCTTCGAATTTGGATTTGCACTACAAAAAATAGCTTACTCTTTGCGTCCTTTCGCATTAAAGCTAACTAAAGATTCTGATGAAGCAAACGATTTGCTCCAAGAAACTATATTAAAAGCCTTTTCTAACCGTGAGAAATTTACGGAAGGAACAAACCTAAAGGCGTGGTTATATACCATAATGAAAAATACTTTTATTACGAATTATCAGCGTTTGGTGCGTCGTAATACATTTATTGATACTACCGAAAATCTACACTTCCTTAACTCTTCTAATCATGTCGCTGCAAATGGTGCATATGGAGATTTTATGATGCAAGATGTAGTTCGTGAAATTGACAAATTAGACGATGCGTATAAAGTGCCATTTATGATGCACTTTAGAGGTTTCAAATATTACGAAATTGCAGAGCGTTTAGAAATTCCGATAGGAACAGTCAAGAACAGAATTCATATTGCACGTAAAGAACTGAAAGGAAATTTGAAAGTTTATGCTTCAAAAAACTAA
- the priA gene encoding primosomal protein N' yields the protein MSLFQSFSDSSDAISTERKTLFAEVIIPVPLKTTFTYRIPFELNDFIQSGVRVVVPFGRKRVLTGIVKTVTEKAPKGYSAKYILELLDEEPLITQTQLWFWSWIASYYMCSVGEVMNATLPSGLKLSSTSRLQLHPDWKNKINVSEEEKLNIARLYDLSEEEIKLIELLEIESSLTYEQAGEKLDLQDIYQIIKKLIQKRIVIIFEELKEKYIPLKEKQIRIAEKYATQEGVAEAFTKTTRSARQEELLLTYLSKNPIKDYPKSISKKELLGENLSPSSLKTLIKNGIFEEFEKTLSRFEFEEWTQTESSINLTSTQEKAVNQIFEHFQTKSTVLLHGVTGSGKTEMYVSLIEQVLQSGSQVLMLLPEIALTSQIVVRLKRIFGNAVGVYHSRFSDNERVEVWKGVLNGDINFVIGVRSSVFLPFEHLGLIIVDEEHDPSYKQYDPAPRYHARDAALVLAHKHNAKVVLGSATPSVESYYLAKQKQYGLVEVLQRFGEATLPEIQLVDLRESKKRKELKEQFTLELFEQMKTALEKEEQVLLFQNRRGYAPYLSCEVCEWIPECQNCSVSLTYHQRAQELRCHYCGFSTKIPQTCSACSSTKVYPIGFGTQKLEEDLQVMLPESRIARMDRDTTRTKTGYEKIIDAFEKHEVDILVGTQMITKGLDFEKVNLVGVFDADRILFFPDFRSSERFMQLVMQVSGRAGRRSGNGRVVIQTNSPSHPLFAIISLHDYQTFYNQEIVEREQYSYPPFARLIKLMVRHEERDMAQKAAFILSKKLQAKLSAGRVLGPEAPIIERIRNKFQQAILIKLERNQFDLVKTKEFIQSQIDELYKDKSFKKMQVVVDVDFV from the coding sequence TTGTCGCTTTTTCAATCCTTTTCTGACTCTTCAGATGCTATTTCTACTGAAAGAAAGACTCTTTTCGCAGAAGTAATTATTCCTGTTCCCTTAAAAACGACTTTTACATATCGTATTCCCTTTGAGTTAAATGATTTTATTCAAAGTGGTGTTCGTGTAGTTGTTCCTTTTGGTAGAAAACGAGTTTTGACAGGTATTGTAAAGACAGTTACTGAGAAAGCTCCAAAAGGATATTCAGCAAAATATATTTTAGAGCTTTTAGATGAAGAGCCATTAATCACACAAACTCAACTTTGGTTTTGGTCGTGGATTGCATCTTATTATATGTGTTCGGTCGGTGAGGTAATGAATGCTACTTTGCCTTCTGGATTGAAATTAAGCAGTACAAGTAGGTTGCAATTACACCCAGACTGGAAAAATAAAATCAATGTAAGTGAAGAGGAAAAGCTAAATATTGCTAGACTTTATGATTTGTCAGAAGAAGAAATAAAATTGATAGAGCTACTGGAAATAGAAAGTTCACTAACTTACGAACAAGCAGGAGAAAAACTAGATTTACAAGATATTTATCAAATTATAAAAAAACTTATACAAAAACGAATCGTAATTATTTTTGAGGAATTAAAAGAAAAATATATTCCATTAAAAGAAAAGCAAATCAGAATTGCTGAAAAGTATGCTACACAAGAAGGAGTTGCAGAGGCTTTCACAAAGACAACAAGAAGTGCAAGACAGGAAGAACTTTTATTGACTTATCTCTCCAAAAATCCAATAAAAGACTACCCAAAAAGTATTTCGAAAAAGGAATTATTAGGAGAAAATTTGTCGCCAAGTTCATTAAAAACACTTATAAAAAATGGTATTTTTGAAGAATTTGAAAAGACACTCTCTCGTTTTGAGTTTGAAGAATGGACACAAACAGAATCTTCAATCAATCTAACTTCCACGCAAGAAAAAGCTGTAAATCAAATCTTTGAGCATTTTCAAACTAAATCGACTGTTCTTTTACATGGTGTTACTGGAAGTGGAAAAACAGAAATGTATGTCAGTTTGATAGAACAAGTGCTGCAAAGTGGGAGTCAGGTCTTGATGCTTTTGCCAGAGATTGCACTTACTAGTCAAATTGTAGTTCGTTTGAAACGAATTTTTGGAAATGCTGTTGGTGTGTATCATTCTCGTTTTTCGGATAACGAACGTGTAGAGGTTTGGAAAGGTGTTTTGAATGGAGATATTAATTTTGTAATTGGTGTTCGCTCATCTGTTTTTTTGCCTTTTGAGCATTTGGGTTTGATTATCGTAGATGAAGAACACGACCCTTCTTATAAGCAATATGACCCTGCTCCACGTTATCATGCTCGTGATGCTGCACTCGTTTTGGCTCACAAACATAACGCAAAAGTCGTTTTGGGTTCGGCTACTCCATCTGTTGAAAGCTATTATTTAGCCAAACAAAAACAGTATGGTTTAGTGGAAGTCTTGCAGCGTTTTGGAGAGGCTACTTTACCAGAGATTCAATTAGTAGATTTGAGAGAATCCAAAAAGCGAAAAGAACTCAAAGAACAGTTTACATTAGAGCTTTTTGAACAAATGAAAACAGCTTTGGAGAAAGAAGAACAGGTTTTGCTTTTTCAAAATAGACGTGGTTATGCTCCTTATTTATCTTGTGAAGTATGCGAATGGATTCCAGAATGTCAAAACTGTTCAGTTAGTCTTACCTATCATCAAAGAGCGCAGGAATTGCGTTGTCATTATTGTGGCTTTTCTACAAAAATTCCTCAAACCTGTTCGGCTTGTAGTTCTACAAAAGTTTATCCGATAGGCTTCGGAACGCAGAAGTTAGAAGAAGATTTGCAAGTGATGTTACCCGAAAGTAGGATTGCAAGAATGGATAGAGATACGACAAGAACAAAAACAGGGTATGAAAAAATTATTGATGCCTTTGAAAAGCACGAAGTCGATATTTTAGTAGGAACACAAATGATAACTAAAGGACTAGACTTTGAAAAAGTAAATCTTGTAGGTGTTTTTGATGCTGACAGAATTTTGTTTTTTCCAGATTTTCGTTCATCAGAGCGTTTTATGCAGCTAGTTATGCAAGTGAGTGGACGTGCAGGGCGTAGAAGTGGAAATGGAAGAGTTGTCATTCAGACCAATTCGCCATCACATCCTCTTTTTGCTATCATTTCTTTACATGATTATCAAACCTTTTATAATCAAGAAATTGTAGAGCGTGAGCAGTATAGTTATCCTCCTTTTGCACGACTTATAAAGCTGATGGTTAGGCATGAAGAGCGAGATATGGCACAAAAAGCAGCTTTTATTTTATCCAAAAAATTACAAGCCAAACTTAGTGCAGGGCGTGTTTTAGGTCCCGAAGCTCCAATTATTGAAAGAATAAGAAATAAATTTCAACAAGCTATTTTGATAAAATTAGAGCGTAATCAGTTTGATTTAGTAAAAACAAAAGAGTTTATTCAATCTCAAATAGATGAGCTTTATAAAGATAAGTCGTTTAAGAAAATGCAGGTGGTGGTTGATGTGGATTTTGTTTGA